A region of Beijerinckia sp. 28-YEA-48 DNA encodes the following proteins:
- a CDS encoding fasciclin domain-containing protein gives MKIHHALLGAVVSTAILGSGLAYAKDVMVGGAAMSDGKTIAENAPNAKNLTTLVAAVKAAGLVDTLNGAGPFTVFAPTNAAFEKLPKGTVETLLKPENKDKLRAILLYHVIPADATAATAMKMVKDDGGSHMAKTAEGEALTLKTSGGKLTVTDASGGTATVTQADVIQKNGVVHVIDRVLLPKM, from the coding sequence ATGAAAATTCATCACGCACTGTTGGGCGCCGTCGTTTCGACGGCGATCCTAGGATCGGGCCTTGCTTACGCAAAGGACGTCATGGTCGGCGGCGCCGCCATGTCGGATGGCAAGACCATCGCCGAAAATGCACCCAACGCGAAGAACCTCACCACGCTGGTTGCTGCCGTTAAAGCCGCTGGTTTGGTCGATACATTGAATGGCGCCGGCCCCTTCACAGTGTTCGCGCCAACGAACGCTGCTTTCGAGAAACTGCCTAAAGGCACGGTCGAAACGCTTCTCAAGCCAGAGAACAAGGATAAGCTGAGAGCGATCCTTCTTTATCATGTCATTCCCGCCGATGCGACGGCTGCGACCGCGATGAAGATGGTCAAGGATGACGGCGGCTCTCACATGGCCAAGACGGCGGAAGGCGAAGCGCTGACGCTGAAGACGAGTGGTGGCAAGCTGACCGTGACCGATGCTTCCGGCGGCACCGCGACGGTGACGCAAGCCGACGTGATCCAAAAGAACGGCGTCGTCCATGTCATCGATCGCGTTCTGCTTCCGAAAATGTAA
- a CDS encoding alpha/beta hydrolase, protein MAGPKPVDREPLVIAKQGYFYAGGSYRDSSPGAPFVGQMYVEYQIPQQLKAPHPIVMVHGGQQNGTNWTGTPDGREGWAQYFLRQGHAVYVVDQVARGRSPWHPDVQGPLASLDREFADRRFAAPGRFEHWPQARLHSQWPGDATAGDPHYDAFIATQTPSLADYAEQQRLNSAALLALFERIGPAVLMVHSQSGAFGWVVADRRPDLVAALIALEPNGPPLRDVANLGAPDWFADEGRYKISGLGDIQLTWGPPLGEGERLDYVQEAEASRPDCVRCWSQQAPARQLPQLAQVKILMLTAEASYHAPYDHCTAIFLRQAGVALDHIYLADIGIRGNGHMLMIEKNSDEIAGVVAQWLEQQHK, encoded by the coding sequence ATGGCAGGGCCGAAACCGGTGGACAGAGAGCCACTTGTGATTGCCAAACAAGGCTATTTTTACGCCGGCGGCTCTTATCGTGACAGTTCTCCCGGCGCGCCCTTCGTCGGTCAGATGTACGTCGAATACCAGATTCCTCAACAGCTTAAGGCGCCACACCCGATCGTGATGGTGCATGGCGGCCAGCAAAACGGCACCAATTGGACGGGCACGCCCGATGGCCGCGAAGGGTGGGCGCAGTATTTCCTGCGCCAGGGCCATGCGGTCTATGTGGTCGACCAGGTGGCGCGGGGCCGCTCGCCCTGGCATCCCGACGTCCAGGGCCCGCTGGCGTCCCTCGATCGCGAATTCGCCGACAGGCGTTTTGCCGCACCCGGGCGATTCGAGCATTGGCCCCAGGCGCGCCTGCATAGCCAGTGGCCGGGCGATGCCACCGCAGGCGATCCCCATTATGACGCTTTCATCGCGACGCAGACGCCCTCGCTCGCCGATTATGCCGAACAGCAGCGGCTCAACAGCGCCGCGCTGCTGGCTTTGTTCGAGCGCATCGGACCAGCCGTCTTGATGGTGCATTCCCAATCGGGCGCCTTCGGCTGGGTGGTCGCTGACCGCAGGCCCGATCTGGTGGCCGCCCTCATCGCCTTGGAGCCGAATGGCCCGCCGCTGCGCGATGTCGCCAATCTCGGCGCGCCCGACTGGTTCGCCGACGAAGGCCGCTACAAAATCTCTGGCCTCGGCGACATCCAGCTGACCTGGGGTCCGCCCTTGGGCGAGGGGGAGCGGCTCGACTATGTACAGGAGGCAGAGGCGTCACGGCCCGATTGCGTGCGTTGCTGGAGCCAGCAGGCGCCAGCCAGGCAACTGCCTCAGTTGGCGCAAGTGAAAATACTCATGCTCACCGCCGAGGCGTCCTATCACGCGCCTTACGATCACTGCACGGCGATCTTCCTGCGCCAGGCGGGCGTGGCGCTCGATCATATTTATCTCGCCGACATAGGCATTCGCGGCAACGGCCACATGCTGATGATCGAGAAGAATTCGGACGAGATCGCTGGCGTGGTGGCGCAATGGCTGGAGCAACAGCACAAATAG
- the hrcA gene encoding heat-inducible transcriptional repressor HrcA — protein sequence MAASFDRPTADTASLAKLNARSREIFRHIVDSYLETGDPVGSRHLSRIMPITLSPASVRNVMQDLEDAGLVYSPHTSAGRLPTELGLRFFVDAMLEVGDLSIEDRSSIEAQVKAASTGQTLEGVLTEASSLLSGLSRGAAVVLTSKDNARLRQIEFVRLDPDRALAVLVAEDGSVENRILPIPRDLPASSLVEAGNYLNARLRGRTLLELRADIDASRQAAEAELDQLTARLIDAGLASWTGPGTNQQLIVRGQANLLEDLKAVEDLERIRLLFSDLETKKDVIDLLARAETGEGVRIFIGSENKLFSLSGSSMIAAPFRDGAQHIVGVVGVIGPTRLNYARIVPMVDYTAKVVSRMMERR from the coding sequence ATGGCCGCATCCTTCGACCGCCCAACTGCCGACACTGCCTCGCTCGCGAAGCTAAATGCCCGTTCGCGCGAGATTTTTCGGCATATTGTCGACAGCTATCTGGAAACCGGCGATCCCGTGGGATCGCGGCACCTGTCGCGCATCATGCCGATCACCCTGTCGCCGGCGTCGGTTCGCAATGTCATGCAGGACCTGGAAGACGCGGGCCTCGTCTATTCGCCACACACGAGCGCCGGCCGGCTGCCGACGGAACTCGGCCTGCGTTTCTTTGTCGACGCCATGCTCGAAGTCGGCGACCTCTCCATCGAGGATCGCAGCAGCATTGAGGCGCAGGTGAAGGCCGCCTCCACCGGCCAGACCCTTGAGGGTGTGCTGACGGAAGCCTCTTCGCTGCTGTCAGGCCTGTCGCGCGGCGCGGCCGTCGTCCTCACCTCCAAAGACAATGCGCGGCTGCGGCAGATTGAATTCGTCCGCCTCGATCCTGACCGGGCGCTCGCCGTGCTCGTCGCCGAGGATGGATCGGTCGAGAACCGCATCCTGCCGATCCCGCGCGATCTGCCAGCCTCGTCGCTTGTCGAAGCCGGCAACTATCTCAACGCACGGCTGCGTGGCCGCACGCTTCTCGAATTGCGCGCTGATATCGACGCCTCGCGGCAGGCGGCGGAAGCCGAACTCGATCAACTGACGGCACGCCTGATCGATGCGGGCCTGGCCAGCTGGACCGGCCCCGGCACGAACCAGCAATTGATCGTGCGCGGACAAGCCAATTTGCTCGAAGACCTGAAAGCGGTCGAAGATCTTGAGCGCATCCGCCTGCTGTTCTCGGATCTCGAAACCAAGAAGGACGTGATCGACCTTCTGGCCCGCGCCGAGACGGGCGAAGGCGTGCGCATCTTCATCGGCTCGGAGAACAAATTGTTCTCGCTCTCCGGCTCGTCGATGATCGCGGCGCCGTTTCGCGACGGGGCGCAGCACATCGTTGGCGTCGTTGGTGTCATCGGCCCGACGCGGCTCAATTACGCACGCATCGTGCCGATGGTCGATTACACCGCGAAAGTGGTGTCGCGCATGATGGAACGGCGCTGA
- a CDS encoding ATP-binding cassette domain-containing protein, with protein MAAPPLLLLQDIRLTISGKPLIEGAELSVAPGERLALVGRNGSGKSTLLRIAAGELEADGGTRFFQPGASVRYLQQEPDLSAFDTVLAYAEAGLGPTDDHYKARYLLNELGLSGDENPANLSGGEARRAALARVIAAEPDILLLDEPTNHLDLPAIEWLEKVLRASRSALVLISHDRRFLENLSRTTVWLDRGRTRRLEKGFGSFEAWRDEVLEQEELELHKLDRRIVNEEHWVRHGVSARRKRNMRRMGRLQDLRSERRDARKVTGTVKMEVSQAQLSGKLVVEAEQVSKSYGERAIVRDFSTRIMRGDRLGVVGANGAGKTTLIKMLIGELAPDEGKVTLGANLEIASLDQRRVMLLPDWTVKDALTGGGGDWVDVNGQRKHFAGYMKDFLFQPEQARTPVTKLSGGERARLMLARALSLPSNLMVLDEPTNDLDLETLDLLEELIADYPGTVIVVSHDRDFLDRVATSVVVSEGDGRWIEYAGGYTDMLSQRGFGVGGEPLAREVKTKSAPAVSSQSSGAKKRLSFKQKHALETLPKRMEELQAQQATRQKELDDASLYARDPKRFAELSQAFAKAADKLVKAEEEWLELEMLREEIEG; from the coding sequence ATGGCCGCGCCCCCGCTTCTCCTTCTGCAAGATATCCGCCTGACGATCAGCGGCAAACCGCTCATCGAGGGTGCCGAACTGTCGGTGGCACCGGGCGAGCGGCTGGCCCTGGTCGGCCGCAATGGCTCGGGCAAATCGACCCTGCTGCGCATCGCCGCCGGTGAATTGGAAGCTGATGGCGGCACTCGCTTTTTTCAGCCGGGCGCCAGCGTGCGCTACCTGCAGCAGGAGCCGGACCTGTCGGCCTTCGACACAGTGCTGGCCTATGCCGAGGCTGGCCTTGGCCCCACCGACGATCATTACAAGGCGCGTTATCTCCTGAATGAGCTCGGCCTCTCGGGCGACGAGAACCCGGCCAATCTGTCTGGCGGCGAGGCGCGCCGCGCTGCGCTGGCGCGGGTGATCGCCGCGGAACCCGATATCCTTCTCCTCGACGAGCCGACCAACCATCTCGATCTGCCCGCCATCGAATGGCTGGAAAAGGTCTTGCGCGCCTCGCGCTCCGCCCTGGTGCTGATCAGCCACGATCGGCGCTTTCTCGAAAACCTGTCGCGCACCACCGTCTGGCTCGATCGCGGCCGCACACGCCGGCTCGAAAAAGGCTTCGGCTCTTTCGAAGCCTGGCGCGACGAAGTGCTCGAGCAGGAAGAGCTGGAACTACACAAGCTTGACCGGCGCATCGTCAATGAGGAACATTGGGTGCGCCACGGCGTGTCGGCGCGGCGCAAGCGCAACATGCGGCGCATGGGCCGGCTGCAAGACCTGCGGAGCGAACGACGCGACGCCCGCAAGGTCACCGGCACGGTGAAAATGGAAGTCAGCCAGGCGCAGCTGTCCGGCAAACTCGTCGTCGAAGCTGAGCAGGTCAGCAAGAGCTATGGCGAGCGCGCCATCGTGCGTGATTTCTCCACCCGCATCATGCGTGGTGATCGTCTTGGCGTTGTTGGCGCCAATGGCGCCGGCAAAACCACGCTGATCAAAATGCTGATCGGCGAACTGGCGCCCGATGAAGGCAAGGTGACACTGGGCGCCAATCTCGAAATCGCTTCGCTGGATCAGCGGCGCGTCATGCTGCTCCCGGATTGGACGGTGAAAGACGCGCTGACGGGCGGTGGCGGCGACTGGGTCGACGTCAACGGCCAGCGCAAGCATTTCGCCGGCTATATGAAGGACTTTCTGTTCCAGCCCGAACAGGCGCGCACGCCGGTGACGAAATTATCCGGTGGCGAACGCGCCCGCCTGATGTTGGCGCGCGCCCTGTCGCTGCCGTCGAACCTGATGGTGCTCGACGAACCGACCAACGATCTCGATCTTGAAACCCTCGACCTGCTGGAAGAGTTGATCGCCGACTATCCCGGCACGGTCATCGTCGTCAGCCATGATCGTGATTTCCTCGACCGGGTCGCCACCTCGGTGGTGGTCAGCGAAGGTGATGGCCGCTGGATCGAATATGCCGGTGGTTACACCGACATGCTGTCGCAACGCGGTTTTGGTGTCGGCGGCGAACCGCTCGCGCGCGAGGTAAAAACCAAATCAGCCCCGGCGGTCTCATCGCAATCTTCCGGCGCGAAAAAGCGGCTGTCGTTCAAGCAGAAGCATGCGCTCGAAACATTGCCGAAGCGCATGGAAGAGTTACAGGCACAGCAGGCCACGCGACAGAAGGAACTCGACGACGCATCCTTGTATGCGCGCGATCCCAAGCGCTTCGCCGAATTGTCGCAAGCCTTCGCCAAGGCTGCCGACAAGCTGGTGAAGGCCGAAGAGGAATGGCTGGAGCTGGAAATGCTGCGCGAGGAGATCGAGGGGTAG
- the pgi gene encoding glucose-6-phosphate isomerase produces MAEQSIAAAFAALKAHKTGMEGVHTADLFKDAGRFQKFHARLDDLLFDYSKHRVTAETMEKLFALARTADVEGRRKALFAGEHVNFTEGRAAMHMALRNVSGRPVIIDGHDVMGDVVAEREKVIGFAEQVRSGAIRAANGETFTDVVNIGIGGSDLGPAMAARALSPFSGQGPRAHFVSNVDGADLADTLKTLDPARTLFIISSKTFTTQETMTNAASARAVIAKTLGEAAVGDHFAAVSTKLDLVAKFGIKPERVFGFWDWVGGRYSIWAAIGLSLAIAIGRDHFEAFLRGAHEVDTHFVDAPLERNIPVLMALIGVWNRDTWGYGSQAVIPYDQRLGRFSAYLQQLEMESNGKSVTRSGAPVAQPTAPVIWGEPGTNGQHAFFQMLHQGTDIIPVDFIVAAEPTDADAHHHDLLVANCLAQSEAMMRGRSRAEVEVLLQKQGLDAAAIAKLAPHKVFAGNRPTSTIMYKRLDPRTLGRLIALYEHKVFVQSVLWDINAFDQWGVELGKELCNRLAPIVSDKTKSTDGLDASTAGLINYRRSIGA; encoded by the coding sequence ATGGCCGAGCAGTCAATTGCCGCCGCTTTCGCCGCCCTCAAGGCGCACAAGACCGGAATGGAGGGCGTCCACACCGCCGATCTGTTCAAAGACGCCGGTCGGTTCCAGAAGTTCCACGCGCGGCTCGACGATCTGCTGTTCGACTATTCCAAGCACCGGGTTACCGCCGAGACCATGGAAAAGCTGTTCGCTTTGGCGCGCACAGCCGATGTCGAGGGCCGGCGCAAGGCGCTCTTTGCCGGCGAACACGTCAATTTCACCGAAGGTCGCGCCGCCATGCACATGGCGCTGCGCAATGTCTCCGGCCGGCCGGTGATCATCGATGGCCACGATGTGATGGGCGACGTGGTCGCCGAGCGCGAGAAAGTTATCGGCTTTGCCGAACAGGTGCGCAGTGGTGCGATCCGGGCCGCCAACGGCGAGACCTTCACCGATGTGGTGAATATCGGCATTGGCGGTTCCGATCTCGGCCCGGCCATGGCCGCGCGGGCGCTGTCGCCATTTAGCGGGCAGGGGCCGCGCGCCCATTTCGTTTCCAATGTCGATGGTGCCGATCTCGCCGACACGTTGAAGACGCTCGATCCGGCCCGCACTCTGTTCATCATCTCGTCGAAGACGTTCACGACCCAGGAGACGATGACCAACGCCGCTTCGGCGCGTGCCGTCATCGCAAAGACGTTGGGCGAGGCCGCCGTCGGCGATCACTTCGCTGCGGTGTCGACCAAGCTCGATCTCGTCGCCAAATTCGGCATCAAGCCGGAGCGGGTGTTCGGCTTCTGGGATTGGGTTGGCGGTCGCTATTCGATCTGGGCCGCCATCGGCCTGTCGCTGGCCATCGCCATCGGCCGCGATCATTTCGAAGCTTTTCTACGCGGCGCCCATGAGGTCGATACGCATTTCGTCGATGCGCCGCTGGAGCGTAATATCCCAGTGCTGATGGCGCTGATCGGCGTCTGGAATCGCGATACCTGGGGCTATGGCTCGCAGGCGGTCATTCCCTATGATCAACGTCTGGGGCGTTTCTCGGCTTACCTGCAGCAGCTCGAAATGGAATCGAACGGCAAGTCGGTGACGCGCTCCGGCGCGCCGGTGGCGCAGCCGACGGCGCCGGTCATCTGGGGCGAACCTGGCACCAATGGTCAGCACGCCTTCTTCCAGATGTTGCACCAGGGCACCGATATCATTCCGGTCGATTTCATCGTCGCGGCGGAGCCGACCGATGCGGATGCTCATCATCATGATTTGCTCGTCGCCAATTGCCTGGCGCAGAGCGAGGCGATGATGCGTGGGCGCTCGCGCGCTGAGGTTGAAGTGCTATTGCAAAAACAAGGTCTCGATGCGGCTGCGATCGCGAAACTGGCGCCGCACAAGGTTTTCGCCGGCAATCGCCCCACCAGCACGATCATGTACAAGCGCCTTGATCCGCGCACCCTTGGCCGCCTCATCGCGCTCTATGAACACAAAGTGTTCGTGCAATCGGTGCTGTGGGATATCAATGCCTTCGATCAGTGGGGGGTCGAGCTCGGCAAGGAATTGTGCAATCGCCTGGCGCCGATCGTCTCCGATAAAACGAAATCGACCGATGGTCTCGATGCTTCGACCGCTGGCTTGATCAACTATCGCCGCAGCATTGGTGCGTAA